One region of Pseudomonas sp. ABC1 genomic DNA includes:
- a CDS encoding glutamate/aspartate ABC transporter substrate-binding protein — MRTLPKLLSVAVTAALFATPVLAAELTGTLKKIKDSGTITLGHRDSSIPFSYYGDNSRQPIGYAHDLQLKVVEALKKELELPDLKVRYNLVTSQTRIPLVQNGTVDLECGSTTNNLERQRQVAFSVGFFEVGTRLLARKTSGINDFEDLAGKNVVTTAGTTSERLIKSMNAEKKMRMNVISAKDHGESFLMLESNRAVAFMMDDVLLAGEMAKAKKPDDWHLVGTPQSYEIYGCMLRKGDEPFKKVVDQALSETFASGEVNALYDKWFLQPVPPKNLNLNFPMSDELKQLIAKPTDKSAEEL; from the coding sequence ATGCGAACCCTACCGAAACTACTGAGCGTCGCCGTTACCGCAGCCCTGTTCGCGACACCCGTACTGGCTGCCGAACTGACTGGCACCCTGAAGAAGATCAAGGACAGCGGTACCATCACCCTCGGGCATCGCGACTCATCCATTCCGTTTTCCTACTATGGCGACAACTCGCGCCAGCCCATCGGTTATGCCCATGACCTGCAACTGAAAGTGGTCGAGGCGCTGAAGAAAGAGCTGGAACTGCCCGACCTCAAGGTGCGCTACAACCTGGTGACGTCGCAGACACGCATCCCGCTGGTGCAGAACGGCACCGTGGACCTGGAGTGCGGCTCCACCACCAACAACCTGGAGCGTCAGCGCCAGGTGGCGTTCTCGGTGGGCTTCTTCGAGGTGGGTACGCGCCTGCTGGCCCGCAAGACTTCCGGCATCAACGACTTCGAAGACCTGGCCGGCAAGAACGTGGTGACCACCGCTGGCACCACCTCCGAGCGCCTGATCAAATCGATGAACGCCGAGAAGAAAATGCGCATGAACGTCATCTCGGCCAAGGACCATGGCGAGTCCTTCCTGATGCTCGAGTCCAACCGCGCCGTGGCCTTCATGATGGACGACGTGCTGCTGGCCGGAGAAATGGCCAAGGCCAAGAAGCCCGACGACTGGCACCTGGTCGGCACGCCGCAGTCCTATGAAATCTATGGCTGCATGCTGCGCAAGGGTGACGAGCCGTTCAAGAAAGTGGTCGACCAGGCGCTGAGCGAGACCTTCGCCTCCGGTGAGGTCAATGCGCTCTACGACAAGTGGTTCCTGCAACCGGTCCCACCGAAGAACCTCAACCTGAACTTCCCCATGAGCGACGAACTCAAGCAACTGATCGCCAAGCCCACCGACAAGTCGGCCGAGGAGCTTTGA
- a CDS encoding amino acid ABC transporter permease: MDYNWDWSIYFKSTGIGSEIYLDWFITGLGWTIAIALVGWLIALALGSLLGVMRTLPNRWLSGIATAYVEVFRNVPLLVQLFLWYFLVPDLLPEPLELWFKQDLNPATSAYLSVVVCLGLFTAARVCEQVRTGIEALPKGQAAAAYAMGFRLPQIYCHVLLPQAFRIIIPPLTSEFLNIFKNSSVASLIGLMELLAQTKQTAEFSANLFEAFTLATLIYFVLNMSLMLLMRLVEKKVAVPGLISVGGK; this comes from the coding sequence ATGGACTACAACTGGGACTGGAGTATCTACTTCAAGTCCACTGGGATCGGCAGCGAAATCTACCTGGACTGGTTCATCACCGGCCTGGGCTGGACCATCGCCATCGCCCTGGTCGGCTGGCTGATCGCATTGGCACTGGGCTCGTTGCTCGGGGTCATGCGCACGCTGCCGAACCGCTGGCTTTCCGGCATCGCCACCGCCTATGTGGAGGTCTTCCGCAACGTACCGCTGCTGGTGCAGTTGTTCCTCTGGTACTTCCTGGTGCCCGACCTGCTGCCCGAGCCACTGGAACTCTGGTTCAAGCAGGACCTCAATCCGGCCACCTCGGCCTACCTCAGCGTGGTGGTCTGCCTCGGGCTGTTCACTGCCGCACGGGTCTGCGAGCAGGTGCGCACCGGTATCGAAGCGCTGCCCAAGGGGCAGGCCGCCGCAGCCTACGCGATGGGTTTCCGCTTGCCGCAGATCTACTGCCATGTGCTGCTGCCACAGGCGTTCCGCATCATCATTCCGCCGCTGACCAGTGAGTTCCTCAACATCTTCAAGAACTCCTCGGTGGCGTCGCTGATCGGCCTGATGGAACTGCTGGCGCAAACCAAGCAGACCGCCGAGTTCTCCGCCAACCTGTTCGAGGCCTTCACCCTGGCCACGCTGATCTACTTCGTCCTGAACATGAGCCTGATGCTGCTGATGCGCCTGGTCGAGAAGAAAGTGGCGGTGCCCGGCCTGATTTCCGTGGGAGGCAAATGA
- a CDS encoding amino acid ABC transporter permease, with translation MMDFSQIIPALPGLWDGMAMTLELMVMGVLGGVALGTVLALMRLSSSRLLSNLAALYVNYFRSIPLLLVITWFYFAVPFVLRAITGEDTPIGAFTSCLVAFVMFEAAYFCEIVRAGIQSIPKGQMGAAQALGMTYAQTMRLVILPQAFRKMTPLLLQQSIILFQDTSLVYTVGLMDFLNAARSRGDIIGQPHEFLIFAGLVYFTISFAASRLVKLLQKRLAV, from the coding sequence ATGATGGACTTCAGTCAGATCATTCCCGCCTTGCCCGGCCTCTGGGACGGCATGGCGATGACCCTCGAGCTGATGGTCATGGGGGTTCTCGGTGGTGTGGCGCTGGGCACCGTGCTGGCGCTGATGCGGCTGTCTTCCAGTCGCCTGCTGTCGAACCTGGCCGCGCTCTACGTCAACTACTTCCGTTCCATCCCGCTGCTGCTGGTGATCACCTGGTTCTACTTCGCGGTGCCTTTCGTGCTGCGCGCCATCACCGGCGAGGACACGCCGATCGGTGCGTTCACCTCGTGCCTGGTGGCGTTCGTCATGTTCGAGGCGGCGTACTTCTGCGAGATCGTGCGGGCCGGCATCCAGTCGATCCCCAAGGGGCAGATGGGCGCGGCGCAGGCATTGGGCATGACTTATGCCCAGACCATGCGCCTGGTCATCCTGCCGCAGGCGTTCCGCAAGATGACGCCGCTGCTGCTGCAGCAGAGCATCATCCTGTTCCAGGACACCTCGCTGGTCTACACCGTCGGCCTGATGGACTTCCTCAATGCCGCGCGCTCGCGGGGCGACATCATCGGCCAGCCCCATGAGTTCCTGATTTTCGCCGGCCTCGTGTATTTCACCATCAGCTTCGCCGCCTCGCGCCTGGTGAAGCTCCTGCAGAAAAGGTTAGCCGTATGA
- a CDS encoding amino acid ABC transporter ATP-binding protein produces MISIEGVNKWYGEFQVLTDCSTRVAKGEVVVVCGPSGSGKSTLIKCVNALEPFQQGDIVVDGTSIADKKTNLPKLRSRVGMVFQHFELFPHLTITENLTIAQIKVLGRSKAEATEKGLALLERVGLKEHAHKHPGQLSGGQQQRVAIARALAMDPVVMLFDEPTSALDPEMVNEVLDVMVQLAHEGMTMMCVTHEMGFARKVADRVIFMDAGKIVEDCAKEAFFGDVSARSDRAQQFLAKILQH; encoded by the coding sequence ATGATTTCTATCGAAGGCGTCAACAAGTGGTATGGCGAGTTCCAGGTGCTGACCGATTGCAGCACCCGGGTGGCCAAGGGCGAGGTGGTGGTGGTCTGTGGCCCGTCCGGTTCGGGCAAGTCCACCCTGATCAAGTGCGTCAACGCGCTGGAGCCGTTCCAGCAGGGCGATATCGTCGTCGACGGCACCTCCATCGCCGACAAGAAGACCAACCTGCCGAAGCTGCGCTCGCGGGTCGGCATGGTGTTCCAGCATTTCGAGCTGTTCCCGCACCTGACCATCACCGAGAACCTGACCATCGCCCAGATCAAGGTGCTGGGCCGCAGCAAGGCCGAGGCCACCGAAAAGGGCCTGGCACTGCTTGAGCGTGTGGGCCTCAAGGAACATGCGCACAAGCATCCCGGCCAGTTGTCCGGCGGCCAGCAGCAACGCGTGGCGATCGCCCGCGCGCTGGCGATGGACCCGGTGGTGATGCTGTTCGACGAGCCGACCTCGGCGCTCGACCCGGAGATGGTCAACGAGGTGCTCGACGTGATGGTGCAACTGGCCCACGAAGGCATGACCATGATGTGCGTGACCCACGAGATGGGTTTCGCACGCAAGGTCGCCGACCGGGTGATCTTCATGGACGCCGGCAAGATCGTCGAAGACTGCGCGAAGGAAGCGTTCTTTGGCGATGTCTCGGCACGCTCCGACCGGGCCCAGCAGTTCCTGGCCAAGATCCTTCAGCACTGA
- a CDS encoding type II asparaginase produces the protein MKILLNRIAPLGLLLVLLMPQASHARTAEVEAKQASVVILATGGTIAGAGASAANSATYQAAKVPVDQLIAGVPELKDLARVRGEQVFQVASESLTNDNLLQLARHVAKLAKQSDVDGIVITHGTDTLEETAYFLNLVIHSDKPVVLVGSMRPGTAMSADGMLNLYNAVAVARDASARGKGVLAVMNDEIHSGRDVSKAVNIRTEAFKSPWGALGMVVEGKSYWFRAPVKRHTTDSEFDIEKIDSLPRVDIAYGYGNLDDTAYRAFAKAGAKAIIHAGTGNGSVAAPVVPTLKALRGEGLQIIRSSRVNQGGFVLRNAEQPDDANDWVVAHDLNPQKARILAMVALTGKPDSRELQRIFWEY, from the coding sequence ATGAAGATATTGCTGAACCGAATCGCCCCGCTGGGGCTGCTGCTGGTCCTGCTGATGCCGCAGGCCTCCCATGCACGTACGGCCGAGGTCGAGGCGAAGCAGGCCAGTGTGGTGATCCTCGCCACCGGCGGCACCATCGCTGGCGCCGGGGCCAGTGCCGCCAACAGCGCCACCTACCAGGCGGCCAAGGTGCCGGTGGACCAGTTGATCGCCGGTGTGCCGGAGTTGAAGGACCTGGCCAGGGTGCGTGGCGAACAGGTGTTCCAGGTTGCCTCGGAAAGCCTGACCAACGACAACCTGCTGCAACTCGCGCGGCACGTGGCCAAGCTGGCGAAGCAGTCGGACGTCGACGGCATCGTCATCACCCATGGCACCGATACCCTGGAAGAGACTGCCTACTTCCTCAACCTGGTGATCCACAGCGACAAGCCGGTGGTGCTGGTCGGCTCCATGCGTCCGGGCACGGCGATGTCGGCTGACGGCATGCTCAACCTGTATAACGCGGTGGCCGTGGCGCGCGATGCCAGTGCCCGGGGCAAGGGCGTGCTGGCGGTGATGAACGACGAAATCCATTCCGGCCGCGATGTGAGCAAGGCCGTGAACATCCGCACCGAGGCCTTCAAGAGCCCCTGGGGCGCGCTGGGCATGGTGGTCGAGGGCAAGAGCTACTGGTTCCGTGCGCCGGTCAAGCGGCACACCACGGATTCGGAGTTCGACATCGAGAAAATCGACAGCCTGCCTCGGGTGGACATCGCCTACGGCTACGGCAACCTCGACGACACAGCCTATCGGGCCTTCGCCAAGGCGGGCGCGAAAGCGATCATCCATGCCGGCACCGGCAATGGTTCGGTGGCGGCGCCGGTGGTGCCGACGCTCAAGGCGCTGCGTGGCGAAGGCTTGCAGATCATCCGCTCGTCGCGGGTCAACCAGGGCGGTTTCGTGCTGCGCAACGCCGAGCAGCCCGACGATGCCAACGACTGGGTCGTGGCCCATGACCTGAATCCGCAGAAGGCGCGTATCCTGGCGATGGTCGCGCTGACCGGCAAGCCGGACAGCCGCGAACTGCAGCGAATCTTCTGGGAATACTGA
- a CDS encoding ATP-binding protein produces MRARAIRHLLPTLSILMLVLACGYAGYHLSERTGIRALAENGERQLELNARAVESEITKYTYLPSLLELEANVGRLLRMPTGYRRQVVNEYLEGLNLRSGSLAVYVLDTQGRVVATSNWEQADSYLGEDLSFRAYFKDAMQGRPGRFYGIGSTVGEPGYYLAHGLRDGERLIGVAVVKVKLDALEERWARARLEAYVSDENGIIILSSNPARRLKSLRPLDEATRERLARSLQYHWSALEELQPLSSMTLGDGIEQVSFATHAPDYHEPVSYLAQSRALVDTPWRLTLLTPMNDLRREALSHATLASVACALLAFLLIAWNERRKVLATRLAAREALQHANDELERRITERTADLRASNERLKGQIRERRQTESNLRKTQDELVQAGKLAVIGQMSTSIAHELNQPLAALRTLSANAVRFMQRGAHDTASANLQAIGELVDRMGKITASLRAFARRSDDKGEAELEKALDAALFLLHARLQRLDVQIERQIESDGGTRLGIDQTRLEQILVNLIANALDAMGEQPERRLWLSGAASAGQYRLEVRDNGPGISPELRIHLFEPFFTTKPGEQGLGLGLTLSASLAAAAGGSLTVRHPPEGGTAFILCLKRIGA; encoded by the coding sequence ATGCGAGCACGAGCCATCCGCCATCTACTGCCGACCTTGTCGATCCTCATGCTGGTGCTGGCCTGCGGTTACGCCGGCTATCACCTCAGCGAGCGCACGGGCATCCGCGCCCTGGCCGAGAATGGCGAGCGCCAGCTCGAACTCAATGCCCGCGCGGTAGAGAGCGAGATCACCAAATACACCTACCTGCCCAGCCTGCTCGAACTGGAAGCCAACGTCGGGCGGCTGCTGCGCATGCCCACCGGCTACCGGCGGCAGGTGGTCAACGAATACCTCGAAGGTCTCAACCTGCGCAGCGGTAGCCTGGCGGTCTATGTGCTGGACACCCAGGGCCGCGTGGTGGCGACCAGCAACTGGGAGCAGGCCGACAGTTACCTGGGCGAAGACCTGTCGTTCCGTGCCTATTTCAAGGATGCCATGCAGGGGCGGCCGGGGCGCTTCTACGGCATCGGCAGTACCGTGGGCGAGCCGGGTTACTACCTGGCCCACGGCCTGCGCGACGGCGAGCGACTGATCGGCGTGGCGGTGGTCAAGGTCAAGCTCGATGCCCTGGAAGAGCGCTGGGCGCGGGCGCGGCTGGAGGCCTACGTCAGCGACGAGAACGGCATCATCATCCTTTCCAGCAACCCGGCGCGGCGACTCAAGTCGTTGCGCCCGCTGGACGAGGCCACCCGCGAGCGACTGGCGCGCAGCCTGCAATACCACTGGTCGGCGCTGGAAGAGTTGCAGCCGCTGTCGAGCATGACCCTGGGCGATGGTATCGAGCAGGTCAGTTTCGCCACCCATGCCCCGGACTACCATGAACCGGTCAGCTACCTGGCGCAGAGCCGGGCGCTGGTCGATACGCCCTGGCGCCTGACCCTGTTGACGCCGATGAACGACCTGCGCCGCGAAGCCCTGAGCCACGCCACCCTGGCATCGGTGGCCTGTGCCTTGCTGGCGTTCCTGCTGATCGCCTGGAACGAGCGGCGCAAGGTGCTCGCCACCCGGCTGGCGGCGCGGGAGGCGCTGCAACACGCGAATGACGAACTGGAGCGGCGCATCACCGAACGCACCGCCGACCTGCGGGCCAGCAACGAACGTCTCAAGGGGCAGATTCGCGAGCGGCGGCAGACCGAAAGCAACCTGCGCAAGACCCAGGACGAACTGGTGCAGGCCGGCAAGCTGGCGGTGATCGGGCAGATGTCCACCAGCATCGCCCACGAACTGAACCAGCCGCTGGCTGCCTTGCGTACGCTGTCGGCGAACGCCGTGCGCTTCATGCAGCGCGGTGCCCATGACACCGCCAGTGCCAACCTGCAGGCGATCGGCGAACTGGTCGACCGCATGGGCAAGATCACCGCCAGCCTGCGCGCCTTCGCCCGGCGTTCCGACGACAAGGGCGAGGCCGAGCTGGAGAAGGCGCTGGATGCCGCCCTGTTCCTGTTGCATGCGCGCTTGCAGCGATTGGATGTGCAGATCGAACGGCAGATCGAAAGCGACGGCGGCACTCGCCTGGGCATCGACCAGACCCGCCTGGAGCAGATCCTGGTCAACCTGATCGCCAATGCCCTGGATGCTATGGGTGAGCAGCCCGAGCGGCGTCTGTGGCTGAGCGGCGCCGCCAGTGCCGGCCAGTACCGGCTGGAGGTGCGCGACAATGGCCCGGGTATTTCGCCGGAGTTGCGCATCCACCTGTTCGAGCCGTTCTTCACCACCAAGCCGGGCGAACAGGGCCTGGGCCTCGGCCTGACGCTGTCCGCCAGCCTGGCGGCGGCGGCCGGCGGCAGCCTGACGGTACGCCACCCGCCCGAAGGCGGCACCGCTTTCATTCTGTGCCTGAAAAGGATCGGAGCATGA
- a CDS encoding sigma-54 dependent transcriptional regulator: MLGCQQALALEDIPSVGVGSAEEALQRIGEDFAGIVISDIRLPGMDGLALLARLKQRDPGLPVVLITGHGDISMAVAAMRDGAYDFMEKPFSPERLVDVARRALEQRCLAREVSSLRRQLAGRQALEQRLIGRSPAMQQLRALIENVADTDANVLIEGETGTGKELVARCLHDFSRRNDRQFVALNCGGLPESLFESEVFGHEAHAFTGAGKRRIGKIEHAHGGSLFLDEIESMPVALQIKLLRVLQEHSLERLGSNQSIAVDCRVIAATKSDLDELGKTGQFRSDLYYRLNVVTLELPPLRERREDITLLFEHFLQLSALRFDRSPRELDRHTLATLMAHDWPGNVRELRNVAERFALGLPVFKKSDQTPDGNGPSFAEAVEAFERNLLGDTLERHGGNLSQAAQTLGMAKTTLFDKVKKLGL; the protein is encoded by the coding sequence CTGCTCGGCTGCCAGCAGGCGCTGGCGCTGGAGGATATTCCCAGCGTCGGTGTCGGTAGCGCGGAGGAAGCCTTGCAGCGTATCGGCGAGGACTTCGCCGGGATCGTCATCAGCGACATCCGCTTGCCGGGCATGGACGGCCTGGCCCTGCTGGCCCGCCTCAAGCAGCGCGATCCGGGCCTGCCGGTGGTGCTGATCACCGGCCATGGTGATATTTCCATGGCGGTCGCGGCGATGCGCGATGGCGCCTATGACTTCATGGAGAAGCCGTTTTCCCCCGAGCGACTGGTAGACGTCGCGCGCCGTGCCCTGGAGCAACGCTGTCTGGCCCGCGAAGTGTCGTCGCTGCGCCGGCAACTGGCCGGGCGCCAGGCCCTGGAGCAGCGGCTGATCGGACGTTCGCCGGCGATGCAGCAGCTGCGGGCGCTGATCGAGAACGTCGCCGACACCGACGCCAACGTGCTGATCGAAGGGGAGACTGGCACCGGCAAGGAGCTGGTCGCGCGCTGCCTGCACGACTTCAGTCGGCGCAATGACCGGCAGTTCGTCGCACTCAACTGCGGCGGCCTGCCGGAGAGCCTGTTCGAGAGCGAGGTGTTCGGCCACGAGGCGCATGCCTTCACCGGCGCGGGCAAGCGGCGGATCGGCAAGATCGAGCATGCCCATGGCGGCAGCCTGTTCCTCGACGAGATCGAGAGCATGCCCGTCGCCTTGCAGATCAAGCTGCTGCGCGTCCTGCAGGAGCACAGCCTGGAGCGGCTGGGGTCGAACCAGTCCATCGCGGTGGATTGCCGGGTGATCGCCGCGACCAAGTCCGACCTCGACGAGTTGGGCAAGACCGGGCAGTTCCGCAGCGACCTCTATTACCGGCTCAACGTGGTCACCCTGGAGCTGCCGCCGCTGCGCGAGCGCCGCGAAGACATCACGCTGCTGTTCGAGCATTTCCTGCAACTGTCGGCGTTGCGCTTCGACCGTAGCCCGAGGGAGCTGGATCGCCATACCCTCGCCACGCTCATGGCCCATGACTGGCCCGGCAACGTGCGCGAGCTGCGTAACGTCGCCGAGCGTTTCGCCCTGGGGCTGCCGGTGTTCAAGAAGAGCGACCAGACCCCCGATGGCAATGGCCCGAGCTTCGCCGAGGCGGTGGAAGCCTTCGAGCGCAACCTGCTCGGCGACACCCTGGAGCGCCATGGCGGCAACCTCAGCCAGGCGGCGCAGACGCTGGGCATGGCCAAGACGACGCTGTTCGACAAGGTGAAGAAGCTCGGCCT